From a single Plutella xylostella chromosome 5, ilPluXylo3.1, whole genome shotgun sequence genomic region:
- the LOC105397639 gene encoding lipoprotein lipase, whose amino-acid sequence MLSVKLTMRAVSKCIVLLCAAVAATSGFNLGPQDVVLHLFNRANVGTQSQPFFPTMASILDTDFDPAARTVITIHDAKDGVAGNFNAFVVNAELAVADVNVVAIDWSRGAASYTEGVAYATQVGEVVASFINLLESNLGYGAENIRIVGFGLGGHIAGIAARQARATIPHIIALDPSLVGWTHHPNKLSADAAGVVEVLHTTAGILGYDQPLGDLDFYPSGGSFQVPCASDSNCSHLYAYIFYDESLRSEIAGGAKFVGTKCASYEEAIEFMCTGEKDAVFGGSEVKTEASGIYIFSTNSQAPFARG is encoded by the exons ATGCTAAGTGTTAAATTGACAATGCGCGCGGTCTCCAAGTGCATCGTGCTCCTGTGTGCTGCGGTTGCAG CTACATCGGGATTCAACCTCGGCCCACAAGATGTAGTCTTGCATCTTTTCAACAG GGCCAACGTGGGCACCCAGAGTCAGCCGTTCTTCCCGACCATGGCCTCCATCCTGGACACGGACTTCGACCCGGCCGCGCGCACCGTCATCACCATCCACGATGCCAAGGACGGAGTCGCCGGGAACTTCAACGCTTTTGTCGTCAACG CTGAACTAGCGGTGGCGGACGTGAACGTGGTGGCCATCGACTGGAGCCGCGGCGCTGCCTCCTACACAgaag GAGTCGCATACGCCACGCAAGTGGGTGAGGTGGTGGCTTCCTTCATCAACCTGCTGGAGAGCAACTTGGGCTACGGGGCGGAGAACATCCGCATTGTCGGCTTCGGCCTCGGCGGACACATCGCCGGCATCGCCGCCAGGCAGGCCAGGGCTACCATCCCGCACATCATTG CTCTGGACCCCTCCCTGGTCGGCTGGACCCACCACCCCAACAAGCTGAGCGCCGACGCAGCAGGCGTGGTGGAGGTCCTCCACACCACCGCCGGGATCCTCGGCTACGACCAGCCGCTCGGAGACCTGGACTTTTACCCCAGCGGAGGCTCCTTCCAGGTCCCCTGCGCGTCTGACAGCAACTGCTCCCATCTCTATGCTTACATCTTCTATGATGAGTCGTTGAGGAGCGAGATCGCTGGAGGCGCCAAGTTTGTGGGAACTAAGTGTGCGTCCTATGAGGAAGCCATTGAGTTCATGTGCACTGGGGAGAAGGACGCCGTGTTTGGTGGCAGCGAGGTCAAGACAGA
- the LOC105389754 gene encoding pancreatic triacylglycerol lipase, with translation MMRVTIFAVACVVGLATGSPVLRKLESGPRFQYEKDATGENHLVDTWVTLDNMAESARYTPELQNIYHLFTRENPTVSQPLLINNVATLQSSNYKSSRRTIVLLHGWRDSIVSDFNTVIVPSFLEAEDVNVLCVDWSAGAGSINYNTALANTLTSGVAVADFLNWLISASGSVPVQFHIVGHGLGAHQAGIVGRNVRGDVAYITALDAALIGWINLNDRFQADDAMYTEAIHTNAGVNGYVSDYAHVDFYVNGGESMPGCNSHACDHARAIFYFAESITSGGFRGKLCVNYLAAMLESCNILPGRLNMGGLKSKVGSRGVYLVETNPSPPFSRS, from the exons ATGATGAGAGTGACAATCTTCGCTGTAGCCTGCGTCGTCGGGCTTGCCACTG GCAGCCCAGTCCTGAGGAAGTTGGAGTCCGGTCCCAGGTTCCAATATGAGAAGGACGCTACAGGTGAAAACCACCTGGTGGACACCTGGGTCACGCTGGACAACATGGCGGAGTCGGCCCGCTACACCCCTGAACTGCAGAACATCTACCATCTGTTCACCAG GGAGAACCCCACAGTAAGCCAGCCGCTGCTCATCAACAACGTGGCCACGCTGCAGTCCAGCAACTACAAGAGCTCCCGGAGGACCATCGTGCTGCTGCACGGGTGGAGGGACAGCATCGTGTCCGACTTCAACACTGTCATTGTGCCAT CATTCCTCGAGGCGGAGGACGTGAACGTTCTCTGCGTGGACTGGAGCGCGGGCGCCGGCAGCATCAACTACAACACGGCGCTCGCCAACACGCTCACCTCGGGCGTGGCCGTCGCCGACTTCCTCAACTGGCTGATTAGTGCCTCTGGAAGTGTCCCCGTGCAGTTCCATATTGTTGGTCATGGGCTGGGAGCGCATCAGGCTGGGATTGTTGGCAGGAATGTTCGCGGCGATGTCGCGTATATTACTG CTTTGGACGCAGCTCTGATCGGCTGGATCAACCTGAACGACCGCTTCCAGGCCGACGACGCCATGTACACGGAGGCCATCCACACCAACGCCGGCGTCAACGGCTACGTCTCCGACTACGCCCATGTTGACTTCTACGTCAATGGCGGCGAGTCCATGCCGGGATGCAACAGCCACGCCTGTGACCATGCCCGAGCTATCTTCTACTTTGCTGAGTCGATCACCTCGGGAGGGTTTAGGGGAAAGCTTTGTGTGAACTACTTGGCTGCTATGCTGGAGTCCTGCAATATCCTGCCTGGTAGACTGAACATGGGAGGCTTGAAGTCTAAAGTTGG ATCCCGCGGAGTATACCTAGTGGAAACCAACCCCAGCCCCCCATTCTCCCGAAGCTAA
- the LOC105389769 gene encoding uncharacterized protein LOC105389769, whose amino-acid sequence MSANRFLLALSLLAAMIATCRAATVLELLEKFDVDKILSPEDRQEQNNRNCLCKGPACVCCVDFNMTFVDLGGPGCVHMKYLSPDDGFSVNVSYGKNLLHSSKIQGANPAPICLDMFGKFAQLCAKFSDLAPTSDGLRGCLELEPRLLGETQLDFPIGCFKSTAEGMEMEDPPAETEETTEEGPEEETEGGIDAENLLQGIYQTAEQGVAFLSSLLDLPNKLNGKPAAANATTAAPEPSQGEAARRLPKNLKHPNLL is encoded by the exons ATGTCGGCCAATCGGTTTCTATTGGCGCTTTCCCTGCTCGCTGCGATGATCGCGACctgccgcgccgccaccgtTTTGG AACTGCTTGAGAAATTCGACGTGGACAAGATTCTCTCTCCTGAAGACCGACAGGAGCAGAACAACCGGAACTGCCTGTGCAAGGGACCGGCGTGTGTGTGCTGCGTGGACTTCAACATGACCTTCGTGGACCTCGGAGGACCAG GTTGTGTCCACATGAAGTATCTGTCTCCGGACGATGGATTTTCAGTAAACGTCTCATACGGGAAGAACTTGCTACATAGTTCCAAAATTCAAG GAGCGAACCCGGCCCCGATCTGCCTGGACATGTTCGGCAAGTTCGCCCAACTGTGCGCCAAGTTCAGTGACCTCGCACCCACCTCCGACGGGCTCCGGGGCTGTCTCGAGCTGGAGCCGCGGCTGCTGGGGGAGACGCAGCTGGACTTCCCTATCGGCTGCTTCAAGTCTACCGCTGAGGGCATGGAGATGGAAGACCCGCCCGCGGAGACTGAAGA AACGACTGAAGAAGGCCCAGAGGAAGAGACTGAGGGTGGAATTGACGCCGAGAACTTGCTGCAAGGGATCTACCAGACTGCGGAGCAGGGAGTGGCCTTCCTGAGCAGCCTCCTCGACCTCCCTAACAAACTGAACGGCAAGCCAGCAGCAGCCAACGCCACCACCGCAGCCCCCGAACCCAGCCAAGGGGAAGCCGCCAGGAGACTCCCAAAAAATCTCAAACATCCTAACCTATTGTGA
- the LOC105387535 gene encoding uncharacterized protein LOC105387535 — protein sequence MKLSLVFELLMIFVLLAFAASKNIRRQKNNKKGLQNRQDDLKIEDNSINRYCKCSEALCNCCRDFSLPLVNLDGPGCASLRHLSGDKMSVSLSFGRKVITNRTLSGRKPTPVCMPLPGGISKFCGRVYNIARTGEDFRACLGLELQSKSTVEAAVRVSCFNFGPRGVTSEAADPLPLVPQGEKGDDDDDDDDDDDDDDDDDDFGGLVDDDDDSDLEAVNDVGGADYSGFSLLGDDLLGDLFSSGGNKKPNKNKNKKKQAPTTTTTTTTRRPRPNRRPTRRPASRTTTPKPIEVSSTTVRVRPARPVRRPTRRPGRRTTTTEAPIIVTIPSSPAPTPAPIPVAPMVTLTNVGSQSSTERIQLSSLSSNDITEPVVLVTQKVIPTVAATTSKPTVTNFEDPGLQMSLASLAGQLSSMPVTPIIPSKDNIMTTAQESKYEKIQTITPKPMTTMSFYNTMPMKDSTEASDDMIQIVQSVDDLQSSESSAMPMTTAADESRSHRFRGPVVESNHYEGLSLKKKRHGDDIGDYDVLGLTEMGEAIGENLGVFGGGGRRQNRKEVGGKKDNKDYEDMLTDGLSDLSDTIGLTGKGNKNRNKKHRGRQNKMMRGEWSQV from the exons ATGAAGCTCTCCCTCGTGTTTGAACTTCTCATGATCTTCGTGCTTCTGGCATTCGCAGCGTCGAAGAATATCa GAAGACAAAAGAACAACAAGAAAGGACTACAGAACCGTCAAGACGACCTCAAGATCGAGGACAACAGCATCAACCGCTACTGCAAGTGCTCAGAGGCGCTCTGCAACTGCTGCCGGGACTTCTCCTTGCCGCTTGTCAACCTCGATGGACCAG GATGTGCGTCGTTAAGGCATCTAAGTGGTGACAAAATGTCGGTTTCACTAAGTTTTGGAAGAAAAGTGATCACCAACAGGACTCTATCTG GTCGCAAGCCCACTCCCGTATGCATGCCTTTGCCCGGCGGAATCTCCAAGTTCTGTGGCCGCGTGTACAACATCGCGCGGACCGGCGAGGACTTCCGCGCGTGTCTCGGCCTGGAGCTGCAGTCCAAGAGCACCGTCGAGGCCGCCGTCAGGGTCTCCTGCTTCAACTTCGGCCCCCGAGGAGTCACCTCCGAAGCCGCTGACCCCCTGCCTCTAGTACCGCAAGGAGAGAAaggcgatgatgatgatgatgacgacgatgacgacgacgacgatgatgatgacgacgaCTTCGGCGGCCTCGTTGACGACGATGATGACA GTGACTTAGAAGCCGTTAACGACGTAGGCGGCGCTGACTATTCAGGTTTCAGTCTACTTGGCGACGATTTGCTCGGAGACCTGTTTAGTTCGGGAGGCAACAAGAAACCCAACAAGAACAAGAACAAAAAGAAACAAGCTCCTACTACAACTACTACCACTACTACTAGACGGCCGAGACCGAACAGACGACCAACCAGGAGACCAGCTTCGAGGACCACTACACCTAAACCTATTGAAGTCAGTTCCACCACCGTGAGAGTAAGGCCTGCGAGACCAGTGCGTAGACCAACCAGGCGCCCCGGAAGGAGGACCACGACAACTGAAGCTCCAATCATTGTGACTATTCCATCAAGCCCCGCGCCAACTCCAGCCCCGATTCCTGTCGCAcccatggtcaccctaactaACGTTGGTTCACAGAGTAGCACAGAACGCATTCAGTTGAGCAGCCTCTCCAGTAATGACATCACGGAACCGGTGGTCCTCGTGACCCAGAAAGTAATCCCTACTGTAGCAGCCACTACTTCTAAGCCTACTGTCACCAACTTTGAGGATCCTGGTCTCCAAATGTCACTAGCATCTTTAGCCGGACAGTTGTCGTCTATGCCTGTAACACCAATAATTCCCTCTAAGGATAACATCATGACAACGGCGCAAGAGTCCAAGTACGAGAAAATCCAAACGATTACTCCTAAACCGATGACTACAATGTCGTTCTACAACACGATGCCTATGAAAGACTCAACGGAGGCGAGTGATGACATGATCCAAATTGTCCAGTCAGTGGATGATTTACAGTCTTCGGAGAGCTCGGCTATGCCCATGACGACAGCGGCTGATGAAAGTAGGTCACACCGTTTCCGCGGGCCCGTTGTTGAAAGCAACCATTATGAAGGCCTTAGTTTGAAAAAGAAAAGACACGGCGATGATATAGGAGACTACGACGTGCTAGGCTTAACTGAAATGGGGGAGGCCATCGGAGAGAATTTGGGAGTATTTGGTGGTGGTGGCAGGAGACAAAACAGGAAAGAAGTTGGTGGTAAAAAAGACAACAAAGATTACGAAGATATGCTAACAGATGGCCTATCGGATTTAAGTGATACCATTGGTTTGACTGGAAAAGGCAACAAGAAccgaaataaaaaacatagaggaagacaaaataaaatgatgcGAGGGGAATGGTCTCAAGTATGA